A DNA window from Pseudorasbora parva isolate DD20220531a chromosome 19, ASM2467924v1, whole genome shotgun sequence contains the following coding sequences:
- the sgo1 gene encoding shugoshin 1 isoform X2: MAPEKKSFQQSLDDIKDKMKEKRNKRLASAIAVSHGLSKLKSRTSATVKPFVLKSVQVNNKALAVALQMEREKLRQAQGVILQLKKERQALVFHLLMLKRTLQDRRPAGRAQVSAPVETSPAQHVSPRPAAVFETEPSAAGAVSGCHGDRQVSLPPTVGTRRKRRSEVVRRRSSRFDSAPVGKTDVLEWRREETVIDRQEEELKEDLKARMDCESELPALHHSTPEPPQRAGRQNKRKASQSSSRPKPERGRKPDRAPLKKPWETSRPRARSKSRDRAQSRAPAPADRLNSSLGGNDTFDFDCEEAVHLTPFRASKAAEKPSPERARAAEKPSPERARAAEKPSPERAGAGSRAAEEPSPDQEPLESSCSPPEAEDSPYVPKRKSRRAQSPPARVARAQRRHTGQIRRTEGEPHSPVCVPPEKPSQSEPSPGTHSHTHTLRYTLAVAR, translated from the exons ATGGCGCCAGAGAAGAAGAGCTTCCAGCAGAGTCTGGACGACATTAAAGACAAGATGAAGGAGAAGAGGAATAAACGCCTCGCCAGCGCCATAGCCGTCAGCCACGGCCTGTCCAAGCTGAAGAGCCGGACCTCAG CGACGGTGAAGCCGTTCGTGCTGAAGAGCGTCCAGGTGAATAATAAAGCCCTGGCCGTGGCCCTGCAGATGGAGCGGGAGAAGCTACGGCAAGCACAGGGGGTCATTCTGCAGCTGAAGAAGGAGAGGCAAGCGCTGGTCTTCCACCTGCTGATGCTGAAGCGGACGCTGCAGGACCGGAGGCCAGCCGGAAGGGCTCAG GTTTCTGCTCCTGTTGAGACGAGCCCAGCACAGCACGTCAGTCCCCG GCCAGCTGCTGTGTTCGAGACGGAGCCCTCCGCTGCAG GGGCTGTTTCGGGTTGCCATGGTGACAGACAGGTGTCGTTGCCCCCGACGGTGGGAACGAGGCGAAAGAGACGCTCTGAGGTAGTGAGGAGGCGTAGCTCACGCTTTGACTCCGCCCCTGTCGGGAAAACTGACGTTCTAGAATGGAGAAGGGAAGAGACTGTGATTGACAGACAGGAGGAGGAGCTAAAGGAGGATCTGAAGGCCAGGATGGACTGTGAGTCTGAGCTGCCGGCTCTCCATCACTCCACTCCGGAGCCTCCTCAGCGGGCCGGCCGGCAGAACAAGAGGAAGGCCAGCCAGAGCAGCTCCAGACCCAAGCCGGAGCGGGGCCGCAAGCCGGACCGGGCCCCGCTGAAGAAGCCCTGGGAGACCTCCAGACCCAGAGCGCGATCCAAGAGCCGAGATCGAGCCCAGAGTCGAGCTCCAGCTCCGGCCGACCGCCTCAACTCCTCCCTGGGCGGCAACGACACCTTCGACTTCGACTGCGAGGAGGCCGTCCATCTGACGCCATTCAGAGCGAGCAAAGCGGCGGAAAAACCCTCTCCGGAGAGAGCCAGAGCGGCGGAAAAACCCTCTCCGGAGAGAGCCAGAGCGGCGGAAAAACCCTCTCCGGAGAGAGCCGGAGCGGGGAGCAGAGCAGCGGAGGAGCCCTCTCCAGATCAGGAGCCCTTGGAGAGCAGCTGCAGCCCTCCAGAAGCTGAGGATTCTCCGTATGTTCCCAAGAGGAAGTCCAGGAGAGCTCAGAGTCCTCCGGCCAGAGTCGCTCGCGCTCAGAGACGGCACACGGGTCAGATCCGGAGGACCGAAGGAGAGCCGCATTCGCCAGTGTGTGTTCCTCCTGAGAAGCCCAGCCAGTCAGAGCCCAGCCCAggtactcactcacacactcacacactcagatACACGCTCGCAGTAGCTAGAtga
- the sgo1 gene encoding shugoshin 1 isoform X1 yields MAPEKKSFQQSLDDIKDKMKEKRNKRLASAIAVSHGLSKLKSRTSGTLISKATVKPFVLKSVQVNNKALAVALQMEREKLRQAQGVILQLKKERQALVFHLLMLKRTLQDRRPAGRAQVSAPVETSPAQHVSPRPAAVFETEPSAAGAVSGCHGDRQVSLPPTVGTRRKRRSEVVRRRSSRFDSAPVGKTDVLEWRREETVIDRQEEELKEDLKARMDCESELPALHHSTPEPPQRAGRQNKRKASQSSSRPKPERGRKPDRAPLKKPWETSRPRARSKSRDRAQSRAPAPADRLNSSLGGNDTFDFDCEEAVHLTPFRASKAAEKPSPERARAAEKPSPERARAAEKPSPERAGAGSRAAEEPSPDQEPLESSCSPPEAEDSPYVPKRKSRRAQSPPARVARAQRRHTGQIRRTEGEPHSPVCVPPEKPSQSEPSPGTHSHTHTLRYTLAVAR; encoded by the exons ATGGCGCCAGAGAAGAAGAGCTTCCAGCAGAGTCTGGACGACATTAAAGACAAGATGAAGGAGAAGAGGAATAAACGCCTCGCCAGCGCCATAGCCGTCAGCCACGGCCTGTCCAAGCTGAAGAGCCGGACCTCAGGTACCCTCATCtctaaag CGACGGTGAAGCCGTTCGTGCTGAAGAGCGTCCAGGTGAATAATAAAGCCCTGGCCGTGGCCCTGCAGATGGAGCGGGAGAAGCTACGGCAAGCACAGGGGGTCATTCTGCAGCTGAAGAAGGAGAGGCAAGCGCTGGTCTTCCACCTGCTGATGCTGAAGCGGACGCTGCAGGACCGGAGGCCAGCCGGAAGGGCTCAG GTTTCTGCTCCTGTTGAGACGAGCCCAGCACAGCACGTCAGTCCCCG GCCAGCTGCTGTGTTCGAGACGGAGCCCTCCGCTGCAG GGGCTGTTTCGGGTTGCCATGGTGACAGACAGGTGTCGTTGCCCCCGACGGTGGGAACGAGGCGAAAGAGACGCTCTGAGGTAGTGAGGAGGCGTAGCTCACGCTTTGACTCCGCCCCTGTCGGGAAAACTGACGTTCTAGAATGGAGAAGGGAAGAGACTGTGATTGACAGACAGGAGGAGGAGCTAAAGGAGGATCTGAAGGCCAGGATGGACTGTGAGTCTGAGCTGCCGGCTCTCCATCACTCCACTCCGGAGCCTCCTCAGCGGGCCGGCCGGCAGAACAAGAGGAAGGCCAGCCAGAGCAGCTCCAGACCCAAGCCGGAGCGGGGCCGCAAGCCGGACCGGGCCCCGCTGAAGAAGCCCTGGGAGACCTCCAGACCCAGAGCGCGATCCAAGAGCCGAGATCGAGCCCAGAGTCGAGCTCCAGCTCCGGCCGACCGCCTCAACTCCTCCCTGGGCGGCAACGACACCTTCGACTTCGACTGCGAGGAGGCCGTCCATCTGACGCCATTCAGAGCGAGCAAAGCGGCGGAAAAACCCTCTCCGGAGAGAGCCAGAGCGGCGGAAAAACCCTCTCCGGAGAGAGCCAGAGCGGCGGAAAAACCCTCTCCGGAGAGAGCCGGAGCGGGGAGCAGAGCAGCGGAGGAGCCCTCTCCAGATCAGGAGCCCTTGGAGAGCAGCTGCAGCCCTCCAGAAGCTGAGGATTCTCCGTATGTTCCCAAGAGGAAGTCCAGGAGAGCTCAGAGTCCTCCGGCCAGAGTCGCTCGCGCTCAGAGACGGCACACGGGTCAGATCCGGAGGACCGAAGGAGAGCCGCATTCGCCAGTGTGTGTTCCTCCTGAGAAGCCCAGCCAGTCAGAGCCCAGCCCAggtactcactcacacactcacacactcagatACACGCTCGCAGTAGCTAGAtga